The sequence ACGGCGTTGACCTGCATTTCGAAGGCGGTGCCGGCGGGCGCCGGCGACTGGCCGATCTTGCCGGCCGCCACCTGGACGTTCTGCTCGGCGATGGCATTCTGCACGTCGACGGCGGTGATGCCGAGATTGGCGAGCTTGTCCGGGTCGAGCCACACGCGCATCGAATAGCGCCGCTCGCCGAAGATCTGCACGTCACCGACACCTTGCAGCCGCTTCAGCGGATCGACGACCTGCAGATAGGCAAGGTTCGACAGCGCCACCGGATCGACGGACTTGTCGGGCGAGGTCAGGTTGACGATCAGCACAAAGTTCGGGTTCTGCTTCTTGATCGTCACGCCGCCCTGGTTGACGATGGCCGGCAGCGACGAGGCCGCCTGCGAGACGCGGTTCTGGACGTCGACGGCGGCGGTGCTCAGGGAATAGCCGACATCGAAGGTGATGGTGATGGTCGAGGAGCCGTCATTGGAGCTCGTCGACGACATGTAGGTCATGCCTTGCACGCCGTTGATCTGCTGCTCCAGCGGCGTCGTCACCGTATCGGCCACGACTTGCGCGCTGGCGCCCGGATAGTGGGCGCTGACCACGACCTGGGGCGGCGTGATGTCTGGGAACTGCGAGACCGGCAGCAGGAAATAGCAAATCGTCCCGGCGAGCACCATGATGATGGCGATCGCCGAGGCGAAGATCGGACGGTGGATGAAGAAGTTTACCACGACACACATGCCTCGCCGGCTGCTGTTGCCCGCCCGAAGGCACTGGCAAGTCTGGATAACTGGCCGTGCCCGTCACGGGTGGCTTCCCGTGAGCGCAGCAACGGCACCTCGCGACGCTGCCCATCGGCAAGCGAGCGAAGCATCTTCTCGAAGGCGCGGGGATCGACCCCATCTGCCTTCATGACCAGCCGGATCATCGGATCCCGGACGGCCTCATCAATGGTAAGATCGCGGCGCTGTGGCATTGGCCGGCTCCTTGTCTGTCGATTCGCAGCCCATGCTCGCGAACCGTTTTCATCTCTTCACCGGCCGAAGCCGCATGAACTGCAGTTTTTCGCCCATTCCGATCTGGCAGGACCAGTTCACGGCCTTGTTATTGACGGAAGGCGACATAGGTGTTACCAGTAAGTAACATTTGCATAGTTACAGACCGGTAACACCCTAGTCAAGAGGTGGCCGTGGTTTTTAGGAAACGAAAGGAGATCATGATGACAGACGGCGTCGTGGAGCGCTCGCGTCCGCGGGATCGGATCCTGGAGACGGCGCGTGACATGTTCCACAAGCATGGCATTAAGGGCGTCGGCGTCGACGCCATCACCGAGGCTGCCGGCACGAACAAGATGACGCTCTATCGTCACTTCGAATCCAAGGACGAACTGATCGTCGAGTGCCTGCGCGCCAATGCGGCCAAGGCCGGCGCCATGTGGGAAGGGTTCGAAGCCGAGTTTCCCGGTGACAAGCTCGCGCAACTCCATGCCTGGGTTCGCAAGGCCGCCGTCATGCTCAAGGCTGACGGCCGTGGCTGCGACATGGCCAATGCCGCCGCTGAACTGACCGAGCCGGACCATCCGGCCAGGCTGGTGATCAAGGAACTCAAGGAGGCCCAGCGCGAGCGCCTCGTGGCGTTGTGCCGGGATGCGGGCATTGGCCAGGCCGAACTGCTTGCCGATACGCTGTCACTGCTGTTTGAGGGCGCGCGTGTCAGCGTGCAGACGGTGGGTACCGAAGGGCCGAGCACGCAGTTCGTGCGCATGGCTGAAGGGCTGATCGTCTCCTTCCGCGGCACTGCCGCCGGTTGAATTGAACTGCCGCTGACGTGCCTTCCATCGTGCGGTCAAGCGCGGTGCGTGGCGCGCCTTGGCGTTGGCAAAATGGCTATTTCCCCCGTTTGAACGAAAAAAGCCCGCTGCCGGGAGGAGGTGGCAGCGGGCTCGATTTCGAATGTGGCGCGGGAGGAGGTGCACCCCATTCAGCGTCGGCATCGCATCTGGGAGGAGTAGATGGCCGACAACCAGAACCTACGAGTTGCCCAATGATTCGGCAACAATGAATTGTGCATAGCAGCTGTGCAGATTTGCCGTGTCAATTATCAGACAAATCCGGGCGAGCGGCTTTGCCGGACTGCGCCCACCTCACTGCACCGGCACGTTTTCCCTGAAGATCAGGCGCGGCTCGATGAACTTTCGAGTGAGATAGGGCGCCGATGAGGCGATGGAGCCGAGCAGGCGGATGACCGACTGTTCGGCGATCAGCCTGGCGTTCTGGTCGATGACGACATCGACGAGATCATCGACGAGATAGCCGCGCGTTTCCCTCGTCAGGTCGTGGCAGATGAACACCGGCTTGCGATTGGGCCTGGCTTCGCGGATGGCTTTCGCAACGCCGGAGCGTCCGGCGCCGACGCAATAGATGCCGAGCAGTTCCGGTTCATTGTGCAGCGCCTTCATGGTCTCGGCGTAGCTGGCATCCGGCTCGTCATTGATCTCGACGGCGCTGGTCACGGTGAGGTTGGGGAATTCCTCGCCAAGCACGGAGCGGAAACCCATTTCACGCTCCTCATGGCCGCGATAGGAGCGCGAACCGACGACCATTGCCAGATGACCCTCGCGGCCGCCGAGGAAACGTCCCATGAGAAGCGCAGCCGTTCGCCCCGCCACCCGGTTGTCGATGCCGACATAGGCCGAACGAGGCGCGGCCGGAATGTCGGACACCAGCGTCACCAGGCGGATGCCGGCCTCGACAATGTCGCGCAGGATGTTGCGGGTTCGTGGATGGTCGACGGCGATGACACCGACGCCATTGGCTCTCAGCGACAGGTTTTCGACGGCGCTCTGCAGCGCGTTTGGCGAAATGCCGGCGAGGTTGTGGATCCGGCACGAAGCGACCAGCGGCAGGCGCGATGCATAGTCCTCGATGTGTCTTGCCAGATCCTGCATGAAGGCGTTGCTGCCGATCGGCAGGAAGAATTCGAGGTTGGCGGGCTTCGAGGGAAGCGTCACCTGGTCGGCTACCGGCAGATAGCCAAGCTGCTTGGCGGCCTCCATGACACGCTGCCGGTTGGCCGCACTGGCGCCGGGCCTGTTGTTGAGCACCCTGTCGACCGTCGCGGTCGAGAGCCCGCAATTCCTGGCGATGTCGGAGACGGTGGCCTTCATGCCGCAACCCTATGCGCCGATGCGATGGCGCGCCAGACGGGTGATGTGTCAGGCGATGTGATCTGAGGGACGCCTGATCGACACCCATCACCGCGATGCGCATTCGCCTGTTTCGACAAGACGGCTTCAGCCCATCCTCAGTGCGGCGGCTTGCCGTCGGCGATGGCGTCGCGGATTTCCTTGTCCGACATGCCGGTGATGATCCGCTCGACTTCCGTCACGGTTGTTTTCTTCGGGTCGATGTCGTCGGCGACCACCTTGCCCCGGCGCATGACGACGATGCGGTCGACCACCTGGAAGACATGGTGGATGTTGTGCGCGATGAAGATGCAGGAATGGCCGGAATCGCGGGCGCTGCGCACGAAGCTCAGCACGCCTTGCGTTTCGGCGACGCCGAGATTGTTGGTCGGTTCGTCAAGGATGATGAGGTCGCTGTCGAAATGCATGGCGCGCGCGATCGCCACCGCCTGGCGCTCGCCGCCCGAGAGCGAGCCGATCGGCGTCGTCGGCGGAATGTTCTTCGAGATGCCGACCTGTTTGAGCAGGTCGCGAGCGACAGTGTTCATCGCCTCCTGGTCCATGCGGTTGAGAAAGCGCGGCGGCTTGATCGGCTCGCGCCCGAGGAAAAGATTGCGGGCGATCGACAGTTGGGTGACCAGCGCGGAATCCTGGTAGATCGTCTCGATGCCCTGCGCGATGGCGTCGCTGGTGCTGCGCAAGGTGACCTTCTTGCCGCGGATGAAGATGTCACCGCTGGTCAGTGGCACGGCACCCGACAAAACCTTGATCAGCGTCGACTTGCCGGCGCCGTTGTCACCGAGCAGGCCGACGATCTCGCGTTCATTGACATGGAAATTGGCATCCTCGAGCGCCTGCACGCGGCCGTAGGACTTGCGGATGTTCTGCATGCGGATCAATGGCTCGGCCATGGTTCAAGTCCCTGCCTGATGCCGGCGTTCCAGCCATGAGTGAAGCGCCATCATGCCAAGGATGATCGCGCCGATGAAGATGTTGTAGGCAAGTCCGGGCACGCCGATCAGCACGATGCCATTGCGCATCACGCGCAGGATCAGGATGCCGAGCACCGTGCCGATAATCGTGCCGCGCCCACCGGTCAGCGCCGTGCCGCCGATCACCACCATGGCGATGACTTCGAGCTCGTAGCCGGTGCCGCTGTTGGGGTTGGCGGCGGAGGTGCGCAGCGAGGAGATGACGCCGGCCAGCGAAGCCATGAGCGACGACAGCACGAACAGGCCGATCTTGACGCGATTGACGTTGACGCCGCGCGCCCGCGCCGCGTTGGGGTTGCCGCCCGCCGCCTGGATCCAGTTGCCGGTCCGGCTCTGCGTCAGCACATAGCCGAGCGCGATCGCAGCGGCGATGAACCAGAACAGCGACATGTAGATGCGGAACGGCCCGATGAAGAAATCGCCGACCAGCGCTTCCGCCAGCCAGCTGCCTTCGGCGCTCCAGGTGCGCTGCGGAAAACCATCGGTGATGAAAAGCGCACTGCCGCGCACCACCAGCAGCATGCCGAGCGTCACCAGGAAGGACGGGATCTTGAGCTGCGTGACGAACCAGCCATTGATCAGGCCGATCAAGGCGGCGACCAGCAGCGCGACGACGAAGCCCATTTCCAGCGAGGTGACACCGCCATTGAACAGCGTCCACATCAGCACCGGCGAGAAACCGAACAGGGATCCGACGGACAGGTCGAATTCACCTGAGGTCATCAGCAAGGTCATCGCCAGCGCGATCAGGCCGAGCTCGACGGTGAAGGCCAGCGTGTTGGAGATGTTCTGCGGCGACAGGAAGTCGTGGTTGAAGCCCCAGAAAACGCCGATCTCGATGACGAGCAGCACGAAGGGGCCGAATTCAGGCCGCGCGATCAGGCGTTGGACAAGCGAATGATTTTCCACTGGGAACCCGCGACACGGTTGGAACGGGCCACGATCTCCCCACCTCGGATGGACAGGTCGCGGCGCAAGAAGAAAGCTGGCGCCGCGAGCCAGATGGGGCGCGGCGCCAGGGATGGCGGTTTATTTGCCGGACAGGATCTTGTCGTAGACCCCGGCGGTGTCCTTCTCATAGAGCGCGCCGGTGATGACGTTGAAGCCCGGAGGAATGCCTGACGCGGCCATGTTGGCGAGCGACAGCGCGACATAGCTGGTCGCCTGCGGGTCCTGCCACTGGCCGGCATTGACATAGCCGTTCAGCACTTCCTGCGTGGTGTCGAGCGAGTTGCCCCAGCCGACGACCGGGATTTCGCCCGGCTTGACGCCGACCTGGTCGAACACCCGCTTGATCGAGCCGGTGACGAGGTCGCCCAGCCCGATGATGGCGTTGACCTTGCCCTCGTGGGCGGTGAGGTAGTCGACCATGCGGTTGATCACCTCGGCCTGGTCGAGCGTCGCCTCGGTCACTTCATAGGTGATGCCGAGCGGTCCGAAGACGCTCTTGATGCCTTCCTCTTCCTGGACGCCATAGGTGGCGCCGGGGACCTCGACCGGCATCCAGACGAAGTCACCCTTCTTCACCAGGCCCTTGTCGACCAGATATTGCGCCCAGTGCTTGCCGAAGGTGACGTTGTCGCCGCCGACATAGGCATTGAAATTGGCCTTTGGATCGGGCGTGTTGAAGTTGATGATCGGGATGTTGGCCGCACGGGCTTCCTTGACGATCTCGACAAGGCTGCCCGGGTCGGGGCTGGTGGTGACGATGCCGTCGGCCTTGGCCGAGAGGGCGGCGCGAACCGCTTCCTGCTGGGAGGCGACGTCGCCATTGTGGAACGAGGTGTTGACGGTGTTGCCGGTGTCCTTGGCCCATTGCTTGGCGCCGGCAAGGAAGTAGGTCCAGACCGGATCGGCCGGGCCGCCATGTGAAATCCAGTAGAAGGTCTTGGCCTGCGCCGCTGCCGGAATGACCGTCAGCGCGACCAGCAGGCCGTAGAGCACAAGTCTCAGTCTTGTCAGCATTTGATTTCCTCCCGGTTGAAGATGATCCGTCCCTTGTTCCGGCTCCAGCCGGATTGCGTCTTTTGCCAGCGCCGCTCGGATGCCTCAGAGCATTCCCTTTTTCGACGAATGGCAAGCCTCCATCTGCAGATGTAGTTGGCGCCTCACGCAGCGCCATCACCGGACCCATCAGATTGCATCAGTTGCCATGATTTTCCGGCCTGCCGGATGATTGGCATCGAGGCTCAGCCGAGCGGGTCGTCGTGACCGTCACGCCGGTTGCGCCACAGCCGGACTGACCGGTCGACCGCGAGAGCAAGCACGACCAGAGCACCGGTGGTGAAGGCGGCCCAGATGGCATCGACGCCGAGTAAGGTCATTGCGCTGAGGATCACCTGCAGGACCAGCATGCCGATCGCGGCACCGATGACGCTGCCGTTGCCGCCTGAAAGCGATGTGCCGCCAACGATGGCCGCCGCAATCGCCAGCAGTGCAAATGTGCCGCCGTCACCGGGAGCAATAGCGCCCTGGGCGCCGAGGTGGATCACGCCGGCAAGCCCGGCCACCGCGCCCATCAGCACTAGCGCCAGTACCCTGACCTTGCCTGTTGGAATGCCGGCATAGGCGGCAGCTTGCGGATTGCTGCCCACGGCCTGGACCCGGTAGCCGAAGCGGGTACGGTTGAGCACGACATGCATCGCCATCGCCAACACGACAAAGATGATGCCGGTGACCGGCACAATGACGAACGCCTTGCCCGACAGCGTAGCCAAGACATCCGCGCCCGGCGGCGCAATTGTCTGTCCCTTGCCGGTGACCAGCGACAGGCCCTGGATCATCCACCAAGTGCCGAGCGTCACCAGCAGAGCCGGCAGACGCAGCGCGATCACCAGCAGGCCGTTGATCAGGCCAAGGCCGGCGCCGGCCGCGACACCCGCCAGCGCGGCAAGCCAGGGGTCCACTCCGGCAACCATCAGCAAGGCGGTGAAGGTCGCCGCAAGATGGAACACCGCACCGGCTGAAAGATCAATTTCGCGCGTTGCGAGCACGAACACCATGCCGATCGCCAGCAGGCCGGGCAGGGCGGCCTGGCCCAGCACCGAGAGCAGATTGGCCGGTTCGAGGAAAGAGGGGTTCAGCCAGCCAAGCAGTGCGACCAACACGGCGAGCGCAACGACAGCACCAGTCTCGGCCGGCAGCCGGATGCTGCGTCTGGTTTGATGGGTCGCCGACCCGGCAAGCGGCGGCGCGGTCTCGGTCCTGGTCATGCCGCACTACTCTCCCGATTGCTCCGACGGTTTTCGTCCACGGGCTTGCCCGACGTGATCAGCGTCAGAAGCCTTGCCACGTCCATTTCGTCGCCGGCGATTTCGCCGGCCAGCCTGCCCTGATGGAAAGCAAGGATGCGATCGCAGAGCCCGGTCAGTTCGGACAGTTCGCTGGAATGCAGGAGCACGATGCAGCCGCTGGCCGCCATCTGGCGGATCAGCGCGTAAATTTCCTGCTTGCTGCCGATGTCGATGCCGCGGGCGGGTTCGTCGAGCAGCACCACTTGCGGGCCGATTTCCAGCCATTTGGCAATGATCACCTTCTGCTGGCCGCCGGCCGAAAGCGAGCCTGCCGGCATCTCCGGCGTGCTCCGGATGCGCAGCGCCTCGATCTGCCGCGCGGCGCGGCCGAGCGCTGCCTCGGGCGAATACCAGCGTGAGCCCCAGTCGCGTGCACCGACGACGACGTTCGCCATGTTGAAGGCGATGGACTTTTCCGGCATCAGCCCATTGCCGCGCTCGCCTGAAATCATGCAGATGTTGCGCCGCGCCGCTTCCATCTGCGTCTTCGGCAAGCCGTCGCCATCGGGAAAACGCACCTTGCCCTGGCGCGGTTTGCGCAGCCCGAACAACAGGGCAAGCAGGTCCCGCGCTCCAGAACCGGCAAGCCCGAGAATCTCGCCGGCGCGGGCCGTGAGCCTGACAGCGGAGAGAACACCACCGCCGAGCCCGTCAATGATGATCTGCGGCCGCAACGTGCCGGCAAGCGTCGGCAGGGCTCTGAGCGGCAGCGGGAACAGCGACTGGCGCAACTGGCCGATCATTGCTTCCTCGGACGCCGTCAGTTCCTGCCGCGCCTTTGACAGCACGTCGCGGCCGTTGCGGATCACCGTCAACTGGTCGGCAATGGCAAGCGCGTCCCCCAGTCTGTTCGACCCATAGAGCATGCTCATGCCCCTGGCTTTGAGCCCTCGCAGCACCGCGAACAGCCGCTCGCTCTGGCGCTGGTCGAGCGCCGAATTCGGGTCGTCGAGGAGGAGGAGCCTCGGGTTTTCCAGAAGCGCGCGGGCGATCGCGACCAGCTGCCGTTCACCGGGCCCGAGATCGCCGAGCGGGGCATAGACATCGACATCGAGACCAAGCTGGCGAAGCAACTCGCGGCTGCGTGCCTCCATTTCGCGCCGCGAAATCAGCCCGTTGTGGATCGGCTCGCGGTTGACGAACAGATTGGCCAGCACCGGGCGCTCGGGAAACAGCCCCGGCTGTTGCAGGACCACGCCGATACCCAGTTTGCGCGCCGCGTTGGGGCTGTCGATCGTCGCGGTCTTGCCGTCAAACTCGATGGTGCCGCGGTCCGGCCGGACAATGCCCGCCAGCACCTTTGTCAGCGTCGATTTGCCGGCGCCGCTTTCGCCAACCAGCGCGTGGATCGAGCCGCGCTCGACCACAAGGTTCATGTCATCGAGCACAACCGTGCCGCCAAAGCGCCTGGCGACGGTGCGCACGAACAGAATCGGCGAATCGGACATCGGAACGGCCCCCGACCGCACCGCGATCTTGAAACGCTTTGCGTCCGCCGTCACTGGGATTCCGCATAAAATTGTGTTGATTTCGACCGTTTTGGACAGATTCTAGATCAGATCGGCCTTTGCCAGGTCGCGCATGAGATGGCTGGCGCCATAGGTCCAGTGCGGGCAGTCGGGCGACAGCCGCACCCGGTTGACCAGCGCGCCGAATTTTTCCGACGAGATGGTGACGATGTCGCCGACCTTGTGGGTAAACCCCTTGCCCTTTTCGCCACGGTCTTTCGACGGCACGAACATGGTGCCGAGATAGAGTGCCAGCCCGTCCGGATACTGGTGGTGGGGTCCCATCGCGGCGGCGACCAGTTCTTGGGGCGAACGGCTGATCTCGGCCATCGAGCTTGCACCTTCCAGCGAGAAGCCATCCTCGCCCTCGACCTTGAGGCGCACCACCGCCTGCTTCACATCCTTGATCGAGAACGTCTCGTCGAACAGACGGATGAAGGGGCCAAGCGACGCCGAAGCATTGTTGTCCTTGGCCTTGCCGAGCAGCAGCGCGGAACGCCCTTCGACGTCGCGCAAATTGACGTCGTTGCCGATGGTGGCGCCGACGATCCGGCCGCTTGAGGCGGCGATCATGGCGATCTCCGGCTCCGGATTGTTCCAGGTCGACACCGGGTGCAGGCCGACATCGGCGCCGAAGCCGACCGAGGCCATCGGCTGGCACTTGGTGAAGATCTCGGCGTCGGGGCCAATGCCCACTTCCAGATATTGCGACCAGGCGCCGCGCGCAATCAGCTTGGCCTTGATCTCCATGGCTTCCGGCGAACCGGGCTTGAGCTTCGACAGATCATGGCCGATCAGCCCGGCAATGTCGGCACGGATGGCGTCGGCCTTCTCCGCCGAGCCGCGCGCCTGTTCCTCGATCACCCGTTCGAGCAGGCTGACGACGAAGGTCACGCCCGACGCCTTGACCGCCTGCAGGTCGACCGGGGAGAGGAGATAG is a genomic window of Mesorhizobium huakuii containing:
- a CDS encoding TetR/AcrR family transcriptional regulator, which gives rise to MTDGVVERSRPRDRILETARDMFHKHGIKGVGVDAITEAAGTNKMTLYRHFESKDELIVECLRANAAKAGAMWEGFEAEFPGDKLAQLHAWVRKAAVMLKADGRGCDMANAAAELTEPDHPARLVIKELKEAQRERLVALCRDAGIGQAELLADTLSLLFEGARVSVQTVGTEGPSTQFVRMAEGLIVSFRGTAAG
- a CDS encoding LacI family DNA-binding transcriptional regulator; translated protein: MKATVSDIARNCGLSTATVDRVLNNRPGASAANRQRVMEAAKQLGYLPVADQVTLPSKPANLEFFLPIGSNAFMQDLARHIEDYASRLPLVASCRIHNLAGISPNALQSAVENLSLRANGVGVIAVDHPRTRNILRDIVEAGIRLVTLVSDIPAAPRSAYVGIDNRVAGRTAALLMGRFLGGREGHLAMVVGSRSYRGHEEREMGFRSVLGEEFPNLTVTSAVEINDEPDASYAETMKALHNEPELLGIYCVGAGRSGVAKAIREARPNRKPVFICHDLTRETRGYLVDDLVDVVIDQNARLIAEQSVIRLLGSIASSAPYLTRKFIEPRLIFRENVPVQ
- a CDS encoding ATP-binding cassette domain-containing protein, with protein sequence MAEPLIRMQNIRKSYGRVQALEDANFHVNEREIVGLLGDNGAGKSTLIKVLSGAVPLTSGDIFIRGKKVTLRSTSDAIAQGIETIYQDSALVTQLSIARNLFLGREPIKPPRFLNRMDQEAMNTVARDLLKQVGISKNIPPTTPIGSLSGGERQAVAIARAMHFDSDLIILDEPTNNLGVAETQGVLSFVRSARDSGHSCIFIAHNIHHVFQVVDRIVVMRRGKVVADDIDPKKTTVTEVERIITGMSDKEIRDAIADGKPPH
- a CDS encoding ABC transporter permease; the encoded protein is MENHSLVQRLIARPEFGPFVLLVIEIGVFWGFNHDFLSPQNISNTLAFTVELGLIALAMTLLMTSGEFDLSVGSLFGFSPVLMWTLFNGGVTSLEMGFVVALLVAALIGLINGWFVTQLKIPSFLVTLGMLLVVRGSALFITDGFPQRTWSAEGSWLAEALVGDFFIGPFRIYMSLFWFIAAAIALGYVLTQSRTGNWIQAAGGNPNAARARGVNVNRVKIGLFVLSSLMASLAGVISSLRTSAANPNSGTGYELEVIAMVVIGGTALTGGRGTIIGTVLGILILRVMRNGIVLIGVPGLAYNIFIGAIILGMMALHSWLERRHQAGT
- a CDS encoding substrate-binding domain-containing protein — its product is MLTRLRLVLYGLLVALTVIPAAAQAKTFYWISHGGPADPVWTYFLAGAKQWAKDTGNTVNTSFHNGDVASQQEAVRAALSAKADGIVTTSPDPGSLVEIVKEARAANIPIINFNTPDPKANFNAYVGGDNVTFGKHWAQYLVDKGLVKKGDFVWMPVEVPGATYGVQEEEGIKSVFGPLGITYEVTEATLDQAEVINRMVDYLTAHEGKVNAIIGLGDLVTGSIKRVFDQVGVKPGEIPVVGWGNSLDTTQEVLNGYVNAGQWQDPQATSYVALSLANMAASGIPPGFNVITGALYEKDTAGVYDKILSGK
- a CDS encoding ABC transporter permease, which codes for MTRTETAPPLAGSATHQTRRSIRLPAETGAVVALAVLVALLGWLNPSFLEPANLLSVLGQAALPGLLAIGMVFVLATREIDLSAGAVFHLAATFTALLMVAGVDPWLAALAGVAAGAGLGLINGLLVIALRLPALLVTLGTWWMIQGLSLVTGKGQTIAPPGADVLATLSGKAFVIVPVTGIIFVVLAMAMHVVLNRTRFGYRVQAVGSNPQAAAYAGIPTGKVRVLALVLMGAVAGLAGVIHLGAQGAIAPGDGGTFALLAIAAAIVGGTSLSGGNGSVIGAAIGMLVLQVILSAMTLLGVDAIWAAFTTGALVVLALAVDRSVRLWRNRRDGHDDPLG
- a CDS encoding sugar ABC transporter ATP-binding protein — protein: MSDSPILFVRTVARRFGGTVVLDDMNLVVERGSIHALVGESGAGKSTLTKVLAGIVRPDRGTIEFDGKTATIDSPNAARKLGIGVVLQQPGLFPERPVLANLFVNREPIHNGLISRREMEARSRELLRQLGLDVDVYAPLGDLGPGERQLVAIARALLENPRLLLLDDPNSALDQRQSERLFAVLRGLKARGMSMLYGSNRLGDALAIADQLTVIRNGRDVLSKARQELTASEEAMIGQLRQSLFPLPLRALPTLAGTLRPQIIIDGLGGGVLSAVRLTARAGEILGLAGSGARDLLALLFGLRKPRQGKVRFPDGDGLPKTQMEAARRNICMISGERGNGLMPEKSIAFNMANVVVGARDWGSRWYSPEAALGRAARQIEALRIRSTPEMPAGSLSAGGQQKVIIAKWLEIGPQVVLLDEPARGIDIGSKQEIYALIRQMAASGCIVLLHSSELSELTGLCDRILAFHQGRLAGEIAGDEMDVARLLTLITSGKPVDENRRSNRESSAA
- a CDS encoding fumarylacetoacetate hydrolase family protein: MTNPTHLPAEGLFVGRARASDASHPLVVTVRDGTVFDITSSAAPTVRDVCEMADPAGHVRSAKGKPIGSLDDIAANSFQARRDPTKPYLLSPVDLQAVKASGVTFVVSLLERVIEEQARGSAEKADAIRADIAGLIGHDLSKLKPGSPEAMEIKAKLIARGAWSQYLEVGIGPDAEIFTKCQPMASVGFGADVGLHPVSTWNNPEPEIAMIAASSGRIVGATIGNDVNLRDVEGRSALLLGKAKDNNASASLGPFIRLFDETFSIKDVKQAVVRLKVEGEDGFSLEGASSMAEISRSPQELVAAAMGPHHQYPDGLALYLGTMFVPSKDRGEKGKGFTHKVGDIVTISSEKFGALVNRVRLSPDCPHWTYGASHLMRDLAKADLI